ACCCCTACTAgaagtaagattttttttaatcaaagtccaaattataaaaaaaaaactaaaaaaaattaggcattttctttttttctctctcctaaGCCTATGAATAGTCTTGCCCCAATCtcattttcttcctctctttttctctctcccaaAAATCTCTCTCTCCCCTCTTACAGGCATCCACTTGTTAGCCCACCAGgtaccccacccccacccaccccCTTCGCTTTCATCCTTCTCCATTTTCTTGTATGTTTATATATAGtaaatttcatttttatatattattattatatttatgtatatgtgtttATGTATATAAGTTTGTGGATATGAAAGATAAAGTTCTTAAGGTTTTGTaaacattttctttgattttcaggCTTTGGATCtgttaaagaaaaaagaagaagaagatgaatatgtATGCTTATCAACAGAAGGCCTTGGTGGGTTGTGTTGGAGTTGGAGAGAATGGGAGGGCTGCTGATATTTCTGGGTCTAACGGTGTTGTTTGTCCTAAGCCTAGGAGGCTTGGGCTGTTTAATTCTGCTTCTGTTCATGTTGAAGAATCCATCAGACCTTATCAATTGCTGCAGTTTAGGTATGCCCTTTTTTTTTGGCTGTATGTTCTTCACAGCGGGGACTTTAGTACACCGAACTGGTTTTTGTTATGTTGTGTCTGTAGCTTATTTGGTgctttttgtttttgtgttttttagaaatcaagaaatggagGCTTGCGATTTGAAAGCCGGAAGTGAACTGATGGATATCATCCTCACAAAGGTGagttcttttcttgttttttgaagagaaaaatctGATCTTTTTGCTCCTTTTTGGTAGAGGATTCAAGTAAATTTTTGTTTCCGGTAAAAGGGAGCCTTGAAGTGACCGGTAAAGTCTCTGGAtgtcacgggttcaagccgtgAAACTAGATCTTTATGGTCCAGCCCTTCCTCAGACGCTTTACTGTACCAGGCCGCCATATGGTTTCTGTAGAAATCTACTGTGAATAACACTCGATTTTAACTCTTTTTGCCCATAATTATATGTAGGAGGTCACTGAAAATTTATGTCATCCCTCTTTGATATGTTTCATCTTTCCTTTTTTGGGCATTGATTTGAATTGACTAGCTGAAACTCTACTATAACTTGTGATTTATAAGAAGTTTTGTAGCTAAATTGAAGAGATCAAGACATTCTAAACAGTGTCGTCGAAGAAAAAAATGTTTTCTTTACTGCCCTTTTCCCTTTTCATTACTACTTTGTTTTACTTCAattgagccgagggtcttttgGAGACAGTCTTTTTGCCTCCAAGAGGTAGCGGTAgggtttgcgtacactctatcctccccagatcccactttgtgggattcCAATGGGCATGTTGttacaacatacccagtatattcccaccaagtggggtcggGGAGGGttagtgtacgcagtccataccactacctcggaGGTGAGCCTTTGGGTatgttgttgaagaaaaatgatAATCTTAGTTGATTTGTTTCTAGATGATCTAGTTTGTTTGTTAACAAGTTAATTCTCTTACTCATAGCTGACAAGTCCTGATTTTTCTGTTAACAGGGGAATTATGAAGTTGATAAAGCCAATTTTGAGGTGGCTTCATCTCCACCATTTTACTATGGATCTCCCCCCAGCAGGGCTGGAAATCCCCTGATCCAAGATGCCGAATTTGGCAACCACAATTTTGTTCCCACACTAGCAATCCCAGAAAGAGCAGTGGCACCCTCACCACCACCACCTTCCTCCACCATCATGAGCGGTGGAGGCTGTGTTCGTGTGAAGTTTGGGAACAAGCCAGCTCCTGTGAGGATTGAAGGCTTCAATTGTCGCGGCAACTGCAGCGTCTCAGCTGTAGCTTAGGTAGATCCATTGATGACACAGATGTTGAGGAACCAACATCGTAAAAGAATAGATATAAAGGAGAGATTTTTGGGGGAAGAGGCAAGAAAACGTACACCAAATTCGTTTAGCATTGTATATATAGAGTGACAGAAAGAAGGTTTAGTCCAATTTGCTGATGAGTTTTGTTCTCTAATCATTCAAATCCAGTAATGTGTATATTGTAAGACAAGGTGATGAATGAGTTTGTTTTAAGTCCAAATGAAGGAATAAAACTGTAATATCCCCCAAAGAAAGAGATAAGATAAAAGATTTGCTATCTTTTCTTTGGGAGTGACTAGGGTTCTTTTATAGCATTTAGAACAAAATATGAGTTGAGGAGTACTTATTATTAGCATCAAGACTCAAAGAGGAAGTTTTGTGAAAGTTTGTGACTTATCCTTCACTGTAATAGTATAATCTGAAGGAAAAATATGGTTTCTTACAAATTCACTTGTCTTGTTTTATGACAAGTACTTTCTCTCTTACtattctttttagtccgtttcaaaaaagtttttccctttttaataactttttatttcaatttttcatttaaCACGTTTGAGactacaaaattaaagaatattttgatacattttaaaTTCCGTACTACTGGGTCAAAATCAGATAAGCAAATTGACAGAGTGGGAGTACTAATTTTCTATTCTTGGCCTGCTGTCTTTGTTAATGAAAGTCACATGGAGCAAAGCACGTGTTTGTGAGTATTTTTCAACTTTGATAATGAATATCATATAGTAATTATTCAATGTTCAGTGGCATGATTATCGCCACTACTATGTGATTCTGTTCACAGATTTTGACCTTTTCTAAGTGGCATGTCATGATCCCTTTGCTCTTCAAAACAGTTAGAAGAGGAATATTTTAGCAATATTTTGTGATGGGGAAACATTGGAGACTACGTGGATTGGTTTGTTATCttatgtttgttttctttttttgcatTAGAATATATAGTTGAGTTGAGTTGTCCAATTGATCTTCCCCTGAGATTAAGGAGGAGAATTAGAGGCGTGGGGGGCTATGTTTAGCAAATTGTCGTGTGCAACTAAAGAAGAGTTTAATTGCTGACTAGTTTGTCTATAGGCTAGGCTGGCTCTGCTTATGGGTTGCCCACCTCTTTGCTAGACAACACAATTAAAGAACGACAACTTGTCTTTTTTATTCTTCGACGGCTCCTCCCTCTTGACTATGATGCATTCGTTTGCTAAGTTTAGATTAAATTATTCTGAGATTGTAATTTTTAGAgttataattttgaattaattgATTCATATAAGAAGAAGAGAGTTTTGAAGTAACTGATAAACGGATTCAAGTTATGAAAATAACTTTTGACAGAAATGCAAGGAAGACTGCTACAATAGGTCTTTATGGTCGGATCCTTCCCATAATCCTGCGCATAGCGAGAGTTTAGTGCATCGGACTGTCTTTTTATTACTCACATGAGAGATGAGATAAACCAAGCTCAAGTTGGATCAAATAAAGTGAGATGTATCAGGATTGATGAACTTGAGATAATctattcttagtttttttttgagtaaatacataattatcccACTAATGTTGGTCGAGATTTTCAAAAACACacttaaactttgaattcgacctattactcacgattcttttttatttcattgcaAACACACTATTTTTCGCagaatctcagtcacaacaaggAGAGTGAAATACACGCGCCAATCAGGTGCTGTCACGTGTTAAATACgtttaatttatatattcttttaataaaattttactttttatttaatttaacatcCTACCCCATCCAACAACTCCCCCAAGCAGCTCTTCTCCACTCCCCACCCCCATTCAGCACCCTCACCCCCCGTCCAACACCCCCACCCATCAGCATCTcccccaaccccccccccccccccccccccccactccaTCACCATTCTCTCTCCCCGtccattcttttttttcaaatcaattcaaaaaacagttttatgattgaattgagagttCTATGATTGagttgagttttaaagatagttaaatgatatgatttaattgaaaaattgagctttaatgatatgattttaaaaaaaaaaaagctttaatGGAGGAGttttaatggtgacattgtgttgaagagctttaatagcgttgaagaagatattgtgttgaagaagaaatgatggGTAGTTAAATGATAGGATTTAGTtgtaaaatggagctttaatgaatgatttaaaaaaaaaaaagtttcaatggaagctttaatggtgaattgagttGAACAAAAAAAGTGGGTGGATTGGGAGGAGGGGGGGGAGCTGGTaaggataattttaaaaaataaattattttttttttaaaaatataaattataaattaaattattttacacgtgACAACTTTTAATTggtaaaaaaaagtcaaattcaatCCCTTTTACACGCCTATGgtgcgtgtatacacgcagagggtcaaaatggtatgtttgcaacaaaattaaaaaaaattataaggtaATAgatcgaagttaaagtttagatGTCTTTTTACAAATCTCGAATAAAATTAGgggataattatatatttactcttttattttccttcttatgATAGTGGTGTACAACTGCACATGCAACTTGATTATTTCACTACATTTAGAATAGAATAGATTGAAAAACATCATCTAACCTTTATTTCTGATTTTTGTTGAGATTTAAACCTGATATTTTGTGTTTCtttaatcaaattttataatattgatcATAAGACGACACCTCTTTCCAATCGTGTAAACAATTTTTAAAGAATGACGTGAGTCTGTTAATCTGTTTGGTGTTTTGTGGTTGTggatcattatttatttatttatttacttaaaaaaaaaagaagatgctCTTAACTTAGGTACAAGACTTATCGTTGTCACCATGACCCCATTGTCTATGCAACATGGAGAACCAATCCAAGTGTGAATAATATCTCAGCCTTTAATATTTTTGGTCCCccattatgttattacttttgtTTACAAGTATCTTTCTGCTGGGTATGGCGTATTCGACCCTTTTCACTTTTCTGTTTTTGTGACTAAAAGATAGTTCGGTTACCCAAAGCTTCCGCTGTATGGTCGGAATTCGGGGAAAGATCgaactaaataattttttttttctctagtttttttattctttcagCAAATATTAACATATATTCTCTCTGTTTGAAGTTACGTGAtagctttttttttaaatttgtctcaaaaataatattttcttactaTAATTAGAGATAATTTCACTTTAGAATTCTTCTTTTTActcttaatgaaatgatttacaaccacacaaaaaactaaaaaattattttaaatcataaatttcaaatgttttttttttaaacactacacttaaattaaataatgccacgtaaaataaaaaggatgaagtactaaaataataaaattctggTCAAAGATAGTTCCCAAAAAGAAGAGCCTCATTGTTACTTTGCTTAACTTAAAAATAGAGATGAATGCCCTAAGACAGTCTATAGGAGGCTAAAGttgttaaaatttgaattttatgaattttaaattctataATAATGATTTCAACCGTTAATAATTAGgttctaaatttaaattttgtaggAATCTAATAAATTTCACAAATATAAATGTAGCGTTTAGGACAAAATTACTGTACACTTTACTCCCTAAATTGTTATCCTCGTGCATTCCCCGACGGTGTCGCTCCTTACTATACTTTATTTTAAAGATTTCTTATATGTATTTTGATTATATCAACATCAATGTCGttgagaaaaatatattatgttatataatcaagtatttttgtgattttaattattattatcactaaaatatattagtttatccttagttaaaacaaaaaaaaaaggttctACTTTTTCATTTGGATGTTTTTGCTTGCTTCTTATAATCTCTTCTTATACACCAAATGGATGAACTTTTCTTCAATTGAATGTAGAATTATGTGGTGAAACTAATGCAAAGACCACTAATCAAGCAAAGAATAGATTGGCATATATATTCACTTGGTACTGATTGCCTATAGATTTTTGTAAAAGTTAAAAGTAAATCCCAACCCTTTTAAAACTACttattttctatttcaatttttttttaaaattactagaaaTTTTCGATTTAGTCCACACATATACATTCTTTCGGTCGGATACATTATATTCCACACGGATACATCATATTCTTTCgaatacatcacttaattttacatgAATATATGACacgtttttaaattttaagtaaaaattaggaatttatataattataacaacaacatacccaaagtattcccacataatggagtctagggaggatagagtgtacgcagaccataacACTAActtaggtgaagtagagaggttgtttccgatagacacccggcttaggaccgataacagtatagcaatcacaaaacataaatgtgtatagactatagacTAGTACAATACGCAAAAAAAACTAACACCAGtattaacaaaataatactacagccacaagataatactaaaaactatctatccgaaatcatagacatcactcaacaccacgaacaagaaacttcaaacacaaataaAGAATGCTCCCTTACTGTAACCGACACACtctcaccccctaaccctctaccctaatccgcacaccttcctatcaagggtcatgttctccgtaagctgtaattgctctaTATCATgcttaatcacctccctccaatatttcttcggcctatctctgccccgcctaaaatcatccatagtcagtatctcacacctccgcactggggcatcagagcccctcctcatcacgtgcccgcaCCAACGTAAAACatttctcgcatcttgtcctccatcgaagtcaccccaccttctcccgaataatctcattcctcaccatATCTTTCTTGGTATGGCCACACAttcatcgcaacatcctcatctcctcCACCTGcaacttttggatgtggaagTTCTTAACTGACAAACactcgctccatacaacatagccggtcaaACTGCcccctgtagaacttacctttaagcttcgggggcacctttttatcacataaaactctAGAAGTGAGCCTATATTTCAACTACCCTGCCCTAATACGAtacgtgacatcctcgtcaatctcactattgcatgccttgaatcatagaccccagatacttgaaactctccctcctCTAAATGGCCTGAGAGTCCAACTTCACAACCACGTCAGCCTCCTgcgacacatcactaaacttacactccaagtactccgccTTGGTCCTGCTCAatcgaaatcctttagactcaagggtctgtctccaaatctccaacctatcattaactcctccctaagtctcgtcaatcagtaccacatcatcagtaaataacatacaccaacgCACCTCCCCctgaatatgtcgcgtcaaaacatccatcaccaagacaaataaaaaagggctaagagtcgatccctggtgcaaacATATCAAAATCGAAAAGTGCTCCGAATCACCACCcaccgtcctcacacgagtctttacgccatcatacatgtcctgaattgacctagtgtacgccacaggtacccctctagcctccaagcacctccacagaatctccctgggaactctatcatatgcccttctcaagatcaataaacaccatgtgcaagtctttCTTCCTTTCCCGAAATcactccactaatctcctcacaagttAAGCTGTGGTATGATGTAATTTTTCTCAACATTTTTTATCCTTTGGATGATTCTCTTTTACTATGTAAGTAGTTCTTCATCAAAAGTTTAAAAAGCGTTAACGTGCATGGCACATTGTTTGATTCTTGGAAGCAAAATATTTTGGTGACTATTATACAATACAATAAAGTAAAAGTTTGAATTACCATTCGTGAAATCGGACCTT
The Capsicum annuum cultivar UCD-10X-F1 chromosome 6, UCD10Xv1.1, whole genome shotgun sequence DNA segment above includes these coding regions:
- the LOC107855411 gene encoding uncharacterized protein LOC107855411, which encodes MNMYAYQQKALVGCVGVGENGRAADISGSNGVVCPKPRRLGLFNSASVHVEESIRPYQLLQFRNQEMEACDLKAGSELMDIILTKGNYEVDKANFEVASSPPFYYGSPPSRAGNPLIQDAEFGNHNFVPTLAIPERAVAPSPPPPSSTIMSGGGCVRVKFGNKPAPVRIEGFNCRGNCSVSAVA